In Caretta caretta isolate rCarCar2 chromosome 4, rCarCar1.hap1, whole genome shotgun sequence, one genomic interval encodes:
- the LOC125635125 gene encoding 5-hydroxytryptamine receptor 7-like has protein sequence MMLRVIPNQFLEQHPLFVENTEHEYPTPKSLPDPSMTEGPSVPVEPELLSSNLTNSTDCGEEILLYGDTEKIVIGTVLSIITLMTIAGNALVIISVCIVKKLRQPSNYLVISLAAADLSVAFAVMPFVIITDLVGGEWLFGKVFCNVFIAMDVMCCTASIMTLCVISVDRYLGITRPLTYPVRQNGKLMAKMVFIVWLLSASITLPPLFGWAKNVNVERVCLISQDFGYTVYSTGVAFYIPMTVMLVMYSRIYKAAKVSAEKHRFMNFPRHQEKEGVYCMDVSVRGHHSSKRSKAVEECATLSKLLRQDRKNISIFKREQKAARTLGIIVGAFTFCWFPFFLMSTARPFICGIQCSCMPLRLERTLLWLGYTNSLINPLIYAFFNRDLRTTFWNLLRCRYRNINRRLSAASMHEALKVTERHEGIL, from the exons ATGATGCTGAGGGTCATCCCCAATCAGTTTCTCGAGCAGCATCCTCTCTTTGTGGAGAACACAGAGCACGAGTATCCCACACCGAAGTCACTCCCAGATCCATCCATGACTGAGGGACCCTCTGTTCCAGTTGAGCCAGAACTGCTGTCCTCCAACCTAACCAACTCTACAGACTGTGGAGAGGAGATCCTCCTCTATGGGGACACTGAGAAAATCGTGATTGGGACAGTGCTCTCCATCATCACCTTAATGACCATCGCGGGCAACGCCTTGGTCATCATCTCTGTGTGCATTGTCAAGAAGCTCCGGCAGCCCTCGAACTACCTGGTGATCTCCTTGGCAGCGGCCGACCTCTCTGTCGCCTTTGCGGTCATGCCCTTCGTGATCATTACGGAtctggtgggaggggagtggcTGTTTGGGAAGGTGTTTTGCAATGTGTTCATCGCCATGGATGTTATGTGTTGCACCGCTTCCATCATGACCTTGTGTGTCATCAGCGTGGACAG GTATTTGGGGATCACACGGCCGCTGACATACCCTGTGAGACAAAACGGGAAATTAATGGCCAAGATGGTGTTCATAGTTTGGCTTCTTTCTGCCTCCATAACTCTTCCTCCGCTGTTTGGCTGGGCCAAGAACGTCAACGTTGAAAGGGTCTGCCTCATCAGCCAGGACTTTGGATACACCGTCTACTCCACTGGGGTAGCCTTCTATATCCCCATGACAGTCATGCTTGTCATGTACAGCCGGATCTACAAAGCCGCCAAGGTCAGTGCAGAGAAACACCGGTTCATGAACTTCCCCAGACACCAGGAGAAGGAGGGGGTGTACTGCATGGACGTCAGCGTCCGAGGCCATCACAGCTCCAAGCGCAGCAAAGCGGTGGAGGAGTGCGCCACCTTGTCCAAACTGCTCCGGCAAGATCGAAAGAACATTTCCATCTTCAAAAGGGAGCAGAAAGCAGCGAGAACCCTCGGCATTATCGTGGGGGCCTTTACCTTTTGCTGGTTTCCCTTCTTCCTGATGTCCACGGCCCGGCCTTTCATTTGTGGTATCCAGTGCAGCTGCATGCCCCTGCGGCTGGAGAGGACCCTGCTGTGGCTGGGTTACACCAACTCCCTGATCAACCCCTTGATCTATGCTTTCTTCAACCGCGATCTAAGGACTACTTTTTGGAACCTTCTGCGGTGCAGGTACAGGAACATCAACAGGAGGCTGTCTGCAGCCAGCATGCATGAGGCCTTGAAAGTCACGGAGAGACATGAGGGCATCTTGTAA